Proteins from a single region of Bacillota bacterium:
- the pgmB gene encoding beta-phosphoglucomutase: MTASASNPAPTVEAAIFDLDGVVVDTAKYHYLAWKRLANELGFDFSPEDNERLKGVSRMRSLEILLEIGGLTLDEREKVELAEKKNRWYVEYISRLSPSEILPGASEFICGLRRLGVKTALASASKNAPIILKGLGIEALFDTVVDGNTASKAKPDPEVFLLAAARLDADPRRCVVFEDAEAGIEAAHRAGMFAVGVGKPDVLCQADHVIPGFAGLDPAAIIELASRRHAHRESW; this comes from the coding sequence GTGACAGCGTCGGCGTCGAACCCTGCTCCAACGGTTGAAGCAGCCATATTTGATCTGGATGGCGTTGTGGTGGACACAGCGAAGTACCACTACCTGGCATGGAAGCGCCTCGCGAATGAGCTCGGATTCGACTTCTCGCCCGAAGACAACGAGAGGCTCAAAGGTGTCAGCAGGATGAGGTCTCTCGAAATCCTGCTTGAAATCGGCGGTCTCACTCTGGACGAAAGGGAAAAAGTCGAGCTAGCCGAGAAGAAGAACCGCTGGTACGTGGAATACATAAGCAGGCTCTCGCCCTCGGAGATCTTGCCCGGGGCTTCCGAGTTCATCTGTGGCCTGAGAAGACTGGGGGTAAAAACCGCCTTGGCTTCGGCCAGCAAGAACGCGCCCATCATCCTCAAGGGTCTCGGCATCGAAGCGCTCTTTGACACGGTCGTGGACGGCAACACCGCGTCCAAAGCCAAGCCCGACCCCGAGGTCTTCTTGCTGGCCGCCGCGCGACTCGACGCTGACCCGCGCCGATGCGTGGTGTTCGAGGACGCAGAAGCCGGCATCGAGGCCGCCCACAGAGCGGGGATGTTCGCTGTGGGGGTAGGCAAGCCGGACGTTCTCTGCCAAGCAGACCACGTGATCCCGGGGTTCGCTGGGCTGGATCCGGCGGCGATCATCGAACTTGCATCGCGGCGTCACGCCCACCGCGAGTCGTGGTAA
- a CDS encoding substrate-binding domain-containing protein, which produces MTVRRGLRLVTGGLALVFLLSMMLVNTGSAFAAKKVTIGVSIRSLSEERWAREKVLMEEKAKKLGADIIFTDANNDEFVQNSQIENLIARGVDVLIIIARNSDVAANGVEMAAKEGIPCIAYDVAIYHPHAIYVSFDSVRVGYEMAKAVVERVPKGRYFWIGGSPTDDNAYLVRKGHFQVLQPLIDRGDIQLLGEQWCDAWSPEEALKHVENALTAHGNRIDAIICSNDGTAGGAVQALKEQGLAGKVPTCGQDADLVACQRIAEGTQTVTIFKDVRILASTAIEAAMELAQGKRPSKINGKYVNEKKGIEQDAIFVDVVPVTKDNLYEVIVKGGFHKLEDVYRNIPKDQWPKG; this is translated from the coding sequence ATGACGGTTAGGCGAGGTTTGCGACTGGTAACTGGTGGCTTGGCACTCGTCTTCTTGCTCTCAATGATGTTGGTCAACACCGGGTCGGCGTTTGCTGCCAAGAAGGTGACCATTGGGGTTTCTATCCGAAGTCTTTCTGAGGAGCGCTGGGCAAGAGAGAAAGTACTCATGGAGGAGAAAGCGAAAAAACTCGGGGCAGACATCATCTTCACCGATGCCAATAACGATGAATTCGTGCAGAACTCCCAGATCGAAAACTTGATTGCCCGGGGTGTTGATGTCCTGATCATCATCGCTAGAAATAGTGATGTGGCAGCCAACGGTGTCGAGATGGCGGCCAAAGAGGGCATTCCCTGCATTGCATATGATGTCGCAATTTACCATCCTCATGCTATATACGTTTCCTTCGACAGTGTGAGAGTCGGCTATGAGATGGCCAAGGCTGTTGTAGAGCGCGTCCCCAAAGGCCGGTATTTCTGGATAGGTGGCTCTCCTACAGACGACAACGCCTATCTTGTCCGCAAGGGCCATTTCCAAGTGCTGCAGCCTCTGATCGATAGGGGAGATATTCAGCTATTGGGAGAGCAGTGGTGCGACGCATGGAGCCCGGAGGAAGCCCTCAAGCATGTGGAAAACGCCCTTACTGCCCATGGTAACCGGATAGATGCTATCATATGCTCCAATGATGGCACGGCCGGCGGTGCTGTACAGGCACTCAAGGAACAGGGGCTTGCCGGTAAGGTGCCCACCTGTGGTCAGGATGCTGACCTCGTAGCTTGTCAGAGAATCGCAGAAGGAACTCAGACCGTAACGATATTCAAGGATGTACGGATATTGGCCTCTACTGCCATAGAGGCCGCCATGGAGCTAGCACAGGGGAAGCGTCCTTCCAAAATCAATGGTAAGTATGTCAATGAGAAGAAGGGTATTGAACAGGATGCCATCTTTGTAGACGTGGTGCCTGTTACAAAAGACAACCTGTATGAAGTCATCGTCAAAGGTGGTTTCCACAAGCTAGAGGATGTCTACCGCAATATCCCTAAGGATCAGTGGCCGAAAGGATAA
- a CDS encoding sugar ABC transporter permease produces MVFALLAIWVTLAIATQGTFLEPRNLSNLFRQTAINGYLAIGMVFVITAGHIDLSVGALAGLTGAIAAMLQIKWLPALSAHVRVAWLQPGWPSTLIAVAAALIIGTMIGIWQGVWVAHGQVPAFIVTLGGLLVFRGSILGITKGINIGPMDPSFQSLGQAYLSHTAGIALAAVAVALIVWFTVASRRNKIKYGFPARPLWSEALLTAIYCVLVVGFVVIMHRYRGVPLPVIFLIIMAALCSFVFKRTQLGRYTCAIGGNLEAARLSGVNVRRVIVQIFALMGALSGIAGVILTARLNAATANAGNQFELNAIAACVIGGTSLQGGSGSIPGALLGALVMASIDNGLSMLNVEAFWQQIIKGLILMVAVLMDVKSR; encoded by the coding sequence ATGGTCTTTGCACTCCTAGCCATCTGGGTGACCCTGGCTATTGCCACACAGGGTACTTTTTTGGAACCGCGCAACCTGTCGAATCTTTTTCGGCAGACAGCCATCAACGGATATCTGGCTATCGGGATGGTTTTCGTTATTACCGCTGGCCACATAGACTTATCCGTGGGGGCACTGGCAGGGCTGACGGGTGCAATCGCTGCAATGCTGCAGATCAAGTGGCTACCGGCATTGAGCGCACATGTTCGAGTTGCATGGTTGCAGCCGGGCTGGCCCTCAACGCTCATTGCCGTTGCGGCTGCCCTGATAATAGGTACGATGATTGGCATATGGCAAGGGGTATGGGTCGCCCACGGCCAGGTTCCGGCATTTATTGTCACCTTAGGGGGGCTTCTGGTCTTCCGGGGCTCTATTCTGGGTATCACGAAAGGGATCAACATCGGGCCCATGGACCCAAGCTTTCAAAGCCTTGGTCAGGCGTATCTCTCACACACCGCCGGTATAGCCTTGGCTGCTGTGGCCGTGGCCCTGATCGTCTGGTTCACCGTTGCATCGAGGAGAAACAAGATCAAGTATGGGTTCCCGGCGAGGCCATTGTGGTCAGAGGCCCTGCTTACAGCGATCTATTGCGTACTGGTTGTCGGATTTGTCGTTATTATGCATCGCTATCGTGGGGTACCACTTCCGGTGATATTCTTGATCATCATGGCGGCGTTGTGTTCGTTCGTTTTCAAGAGGACCCAATTGGGCCGCTATACCTGCGCCATCGGAGGCAATCTAGAAGCTGCACGTCTATCAGGTGTCAATGTGCGGCGTGTAATAGTACAGATCTTTGCCTTGATGGGAGCCTTGAGCGGCATAGCAGGGGTCATATTGACTGCGCGACTCAATGCAGCTACCGCCAATGCAGGAAACCAGTTTGAACTCAATGCCATAGCCGCCTGTGTTATTGGCGGAACGAGCCTTCAAGGAGGCTCCGGCAGCATTCCCGGCGCCTTGCTGGGGGCGCTTGTCATGGCAAGTATAGATAATGGGTTGAGTATGCTCAATGTCGAGGCGTTCTGGCAACAGATCATCAAGGGTCTCATTTTAATGGTAGCGGTCTTGATGGATGTCAAATCCAGATAG
- a CDS encoding TIM barrel protein, producing the protein MGTRVKNSVGIWAFGGNATRFMPRGYHPDAVTETMVDKTRRAVDGLGDLVDGFEYHYPGELNEQNVSQIQAALGEKDIYALALGLFSEPRFALGTFTNPDPAKRREVIRITKAGVDLAADIGAHFIIWPGGDGYNYPFQAAYDELWQHFLEGVGEVVDYAAQKGVKVFLEHKNSEPAMKILMRNMGMAIYVVNKLREMGYNTSLLQLNMDWQHLIMNGENLAEYVAILAKEGLLGHQHANSGWGTFDDDNMVGALVFIETLAAAKELQRVGYGRNGERIGFDLFPYTEDQVAAVRRSILHWEFICSLAERIDSGRLREAQCRNDAVTCYELVFEALGLDKEFEERLVGLRKVERARTC; encoded by the coding sequence ATGGGCACGAGGGTCAAGAACAGCGTAGGAATTTGGGCCTTTGGAGGAAATGCGACCCGCTTCATGCCCCGAGGCTACCATCCTGACGCGGTTACTGAGACAATGGTCGACAAGACCAGGCGCGCTGTGGATGGGCTAGGCGATCTTGTTGACGGTTTCGAGTACCACTATCCCGGCGAGCTCAACGAACAGAATGTCTCCCAAATCCAAGCCGCTCTTGGCGAGAAAGATATCTACGCGCTCGCACTGGGCCTCTTTTCAGAGCCGCGATTTGCTCTCGGAACGTTCACAAATCCCGATCCTGCGAAACGCAGGGAGGTAATCCGAATCACCAAGGCAGGCGTTGATCTCGCGGCGGACATTGGTGCTCATTTCATAATCTGGCCAGGAGGCGACGGCTATAACTACCCGTTTCAGGCTGCGTACGATGAGTTGTGGCAGCATTTCCTGGAGGGAGTTGGCGAAGTCGTTGACTATGCAGCCCAGAAGGGTGTGAAGGTGTTTCTTGAGCACAAGAATAGCGAGCCGGCAATGAAGATCCTCATGCGCAATATGGGGATGGCCATATATGTGGTCAACAAGCTGAGAGAGATGGGTTACAATACCTCTCTCCTTCAGTTGAACATGGACTGGCAGCACTTGATCATGAACGGGGAAAACCTGGCTGAGTACGTTGCGATACTTGCAAAGGAAGGCCTTCTCGGGCATCAGCATGCCAACAGTGGTTGGGGCACGTTCGACGATGACAACATGGTCGGAGCACTCGTGTTTATTGAAACTCTTGCGGCTGCCAAGGAGCTGCAACGTGTGGGTTATGGCAGGAATGGCGAACGAATAGGCTTTGACCTCTTCCCCTATACTGAGGACCAAGTTGCGGCGGTACGCCGGAGCATTCTGCACTGGGAGTTCATCTGTTCACTGGCCGAGAGAATCGACTCAGGGAGGCTGCGAGAGGCTCAGTGCCGGAATGACGCTGTGACGTGCTACGAGCTGGTATTCGAGGCGCTCGGCCTTGACAAGGAGTTTGAGGAAAGACTGGTCGGGCTGCGTAAGGTGGAGAGGGCAAGAACGTGCTAG
- a CDS encoding ROK family protein, with product MSGLTRGTVSSLVDELIRDSLVKEIGTGTSAMGRKPIMLQLNGGAGVIVGVDLGVNYILIILADLRAQVLARKRLSIRPDMGEKRIIEAMLDGIADIVVSAPATPRGLLGVGVGVPGLVETGHGVLKFAPNLRWKNVPLRDILQDRFDVPVYVDNEANVGALGEKWFGAGQGIRHMVYLSVGIGLGAGIVLNGELYRGATGYAGELGHFTIDPDGPVCGCGNRGCWETFASELATLRRAREAVERGEAAILRELLETKCRQAGTRDTSAATAGDSGFGADSAGATGAEDEADIARQCATANDISGDMGAVSAWLSVSLVVEACERGDPAAQRVLRETGRYLGIGIAGLVNAFNPEVLIIGNTIGQCGRWVLDEAAKEMQARGLSQLVRGVRIVPAMLGSDACAIGGVSLVLSDFLSLPRITF from the coding sequence GTGTCGGGGTTGACCCGGGGCACGGTGTCGTCGCTGGTGGACGAGCTTATCCGCGACAGCTTGGTGAAGGAGATAGGCACTGGCACTTCGGCCATGGGCCGCAAGCCCATAATGCTGCAACTCAACGGCGGGGCTGGCGTAATCGTCGGGGTCGATCTCGGTGTCAATTACATTTTGATCATCCTTGCCGATCTGAGGGCGCAGGTGCTCGCTCGCAAGAGACTGAGCATCAGGCCGGACATGGGAGAGAAGCGGATCATTGAGGCGATGCTGGACGGGATCGCCGATATCGTGGTCTCAGCCCCAGCAACACCCCGTGGCCTTCTGGGTGTAGGTGTCGGCGTCCCTGGGCTAGTGGAAACGGGGCACGGCGTTCTCAAGTTCGCTCCAAACCTCAGGTGGAAAAACGTGCCCCTCAGAGACATACTGCAAGATCGGTTCGATGTCCCGGTGTATGTGGACAACGAGGCCAATGTGGGTGCGCTCGGCGAGAAATGGTTTGGGGCGGGCCAAGGGATACGCCACATGGTCTACCTGAGCGTAGGTATCGGCCTCGGAGCAGGGATAGTTCTGAACGGAGAGCTCTATCGTGGTGCCACGGGTTACGCGGGAGAGCTCGGACACTTCACCATTGACCCGGACGGGCCTGTTTGTGGTTGCGGGAACCGGGGCTGCTGGGAGACATTCGCGTCAGAGCTCGCCACGTTGCGCCGGGCCAGAGAAGCGGTGGAACGCGGCGAAGCAGCGATACTCCGGGAACTGCTTGAGACAAAGTGCCGCCAGGCTGGTACCCGAGATACTTCTGCTGCCACTGCGGGTGACTCTGGGTTCGGCGCGGACAGCGCTGGCGCAACCGGTGCCGAAGATGAAGCGGACATAGCGAGGCAATGTGCCACAGCGAACGACATCTCAGGAGACATGGGGGCCGTAAGCGCGTGGCTGTCTGTGAGCTTAGTGGTGGAAGCGTGCGAACGAGGCGATCCCGCAGCGCAGCGTGTGCTCAGGGAGACAGGACGGTATCTCGGAATAGGAATTGCAGGCCTGGTGAATGCGTTCAACCCTGAGGTTCTTATCATCGGAAACACTATCGGGCAGTGCGGTCGATGGGTACTCGACGAAGCCGCTAAGGAGATGCAGGCTCGGGGGCTGTCTCAGCTTGTTAGGGGTGTCAGGATTGTGCCTGCCATGCTTGGCTCCGATGCGTGCGCAATCGGGGGGGTATCGCTTGTTTTGAGCGACTTTCTTAGTTTGCCGAGGATAACGTTTTGA
- the xylB gene encoding xylulokinase has product MPLLLGIDIGTSATKVIITDEAGRVVASATETYPLQTPHPNWAEQDPHDWWAATCAAIRGACASGGVRPADIGCVGLTGQMHGLVLLDREGKVLRPAILWCDQRTADECRRITEAVGGAARLRELTCNPALTGFTAPKVIWVRDHEPELYGKIRKILLPKDYIRFKLTGEYATEVSDASGTLLFDVRGRRWSRDVLNTLWIPEDWLPRCYESPEVTGRVTREAACETGLAEGTPVVGGAGDQAAGAVGSGIVRPGAISVTVGTSGVVFAYMDEAALDTEGRLHTFCHAVPSKWHAMGVTLGAGGSMRWFRDMLCESEMEVGRCAGIDPYELITAEAAQAEPGCEGLVFLPYLAGERTPYPDPNARGVFFGLSLRHTKAHMARAVMEGVAFSLRDCLELVKALGVSMGEVRVSGGGARSALWRQIIADVLGTPLVMLKVAEGPAYGAALLAGVGTGVFTSVPEACDLAIETDGVTEPNPPVVAVYDEYHDLYRALYPWLKPAFERLAGVVSRVVSRKD; this is encoded by the coding sequence TTGCCCCTGTTGCTGGGCATCGACATCGGGACTTCCGCCACGAAGGTCATCATCACGGACGAGGCTGGGCGCGTCGTGGCCTCGGCGACGGAAACTTACCCCCTTCAGACCCCGCATCCCAACTGGGCTGAGCAGGACCCGCACGACTGGTGGGCCGCCACTTGCGCCGCCATACGCGGCGCATGCGCGAGCGGTGGCGTGAGGCCGGCCGACATCGGGTGCGTGGGGCTCACCGGACAGATGCACGGTCTCGTGCTGCTCGACAGGGAAGGGAAAGTCCTTCGCCCGGCCATCCTTTGGTGCGACCAGCGGACGGCGGATGAGTGTCGACGGATCACCGAGGCGGTTGGTGGGGCGGCGCGTCTTCGCGAGCTTACGTGCAACCCCGCCCTGACCGGCTTCACGGCGCCGAAGGTTATTTGGGTAAGAGACCACGAGCCCGAGCTGTACGGGAAGATCCGCAAGATCCTTCTCCCCAAGGACTACATCAGGTTCAAGCTTACCGGGGAATATGCAACTGAGGTTTCGGACGCTTCGGGCACCCTCCTGTTTGACGTGAGGGGCCGCAGGTGGTCGCGGGATGTCCTCAACACGCTCTGGATCCCCGAGGACTGGCTCCCGCGATGCTACGAATCCCCGGAAGTCACGGGGCGGGTCACGCGGGAGGCAGCATGCGAAACCGGCCTTGCCGAGGGCACGCCGGTGGTTGGGGGAGCCGGCGACCAGGCTGCCGGGGCCGTCGGCAGCGGCATAGTCAGGCCCGGAGCGATTTCCGTGACTGTGGGCACTTCCGGCGTCGTGTTTGCATATATGGACGAGGCCGCCCTCGACACCGAGGGGCGGCTCCACACGTTCTGCCACGCCGTCCCAAGCAAGTGGCATGCGATGGGGGTCACGCTCGGGGCCGGCGGTTCGATGCGGTGGTTCCGTGACATGCTGTGCGAATCCGAAATGGAGGTGGGCCGGTGTGCTGGCATCGACCCCTATGAGCTCATCACGGCCGAAGCCGCACAGGCAGAGCCCGGATGCGAGGGACTCGTGTTCCTTCCGTACTTGGCTGGCGAGAGGACGCCATATCCTGACCCAAATGCGCGGGGTGTGTTCTTCGGGCTTTCGCTGCGGCACACGAAGGCCCATATGGCGCGGGCAGTCATGGAGGGCGTGGCCTTCAGCCTGCGGGATTGCCTCGAGCTTGTGAAGGCCCTCGGTGTTTCCATGGGGGAGGTACGGGTCTCCGGCGGCGGAGCGAGAAGCGCGCTGTGGAGGCAGATCATCGCTGACGTGCTCGGGACACCTCTCGTAATGCTGAAGGTCGCTGAAGGCCCCGCGTACGGCGCAGCACTCTTGGCCGGGGTGGGAACGGGCGTTTTCACCAGCGTGCCCGAGGCATGTGACCTGGCAATAGAGACCGACGGCGTAACCGAGCCCAACCCGCCGGTGGTAGCCGTTTATGACGAGTACCATGACCTGTACCGGGCGCTTTATCCGTGGCTCAAGCCGGCATTCGAGCGGCTTGCCGGGGTGGTCTCCCGAGTGGTCTCCCGAAAGGACTAA
- a CDS encoding ADP-ribosylglycohydrolase family protein has protein sequence MNHALFERAYGCLMGVAVGDAMGMPSSLMTPQEIASQIGRIDRFLPAPRGHVIHDGLPAGSTTDDTAQTVAVARAIIGDGGKVVPESVAREILAWAESVGALDEGAMVLGPSSRAALALLRAGVPPAEAGKSGETNGAPMRISPVGIIHPGDPYGAVADTELACLPTHGTSIAISGAAAISCAIACAMGGETTLENVVRAAMWGADLGAARGRLVAAPSIARRIEWAVDLVLSARDESRACRDLYELVGTSVATAETVPAAIALFVLAGGDPMKTAILAANTGGDCDTVGAIAGSVAGAFAGIAAFPSDVIETIERVNRHNLKAVAASLVETMRS, from the coding sequence ATGAATCACGCTCTATTCGAACGCGCATACGGATGCCTCATGGGGGTCGCTGTAGGCGATGCGATGGGAATGCCCTCCTCGCTGATGACACCGCAAGAGATCGCAAGCCAGATAGGCCGCATAGACCGCTTCCTTCCTGCCCCGCGCGGCCACGTCATCCACGACGGTCTCCCGGCCGGAAGCACGACCGACGATACCGCGCAGACCGTTGCGGTGGCTCGTGCCATCATCGGCGATGGCGGCAAGGTGGTGCCTGAGAGCGTGGCACGGGAGATCCTCGCCTGGGCTGAGTCCGTCGGGGCCCTCGACGAAGGAGCCATGGTGCTCGGTCCCAGCTCGCGGGCGGCCCTGGCGCTTCTGCGCGCTGGCGTTCCTCCCGCAGAGGCCGGGAAGTCCGGTGAGACCAACGGCGCGCCCATGCGAATTAGCCCGGTCGGCATCATTCATCCGGGCGACCCCTACGGCGCGGTCGCCGACACCGAGCTGGCCTGCCTACCGACCCACGGGACGAGCATCGCCATCTCGGGTGCGGCCGCGATAAGCTGCGCCATTGCGTGCGCCATGGGTGGCGAAACCACGCTCGAAAACGTGGTCCGCGCGGCGATGTGGGGAGCCGATCTCGGGGCTGCCCGCGGGCGGCTCGTGGCTGCGCCATCTATCGCGAGGAGGATTGAGTGGGCCGTGGACCTCGTTCTTTCAGCACGTGACGAGTCGCGGGCGTGCCGCGACCTGTACGAGCTCGTGGGAACCTCCGTCGCCACCGCGGAGACTGTGCCGGCCGCGATCGCACTCTTCGTGCTTGCCGGAGGCGACCCGATGAAGACCGCCATCCTCGCCGCGAACACCGGCGGAGATTGCGATACCGTGGGTGCCATCGCAGGCTCGGTGGCCGGCGCGTTCGCGGGAATCGCGGCTTTCCCAAGCGATGTGATCGAGACCATCGAGCGCGTGAACAGGCACAACCTGAAAGCAGTCGCAGCCAGCCTCGTCGAGACCATGAGGTCCTGA
- a CDS encoding energy-coupling factor transporter transmembrane protein EcfT — protein sequence MFLEYIPGQSIVHRLDVRTKVVAFICLMVVLFLFRSPIYNAALVLVVAGVAVAARLPARRLWGVLGPLMPVFVIVMVITGYTYPVSAFTTDAARRVLFYSWPGGHLPVSVGGVLYGVTLLLRILTMVVASSVLTLTTPLDDFLQLLRAMRVPYEMSFIITTGIRFVPTMEKKAAMVLDAQKARGAMVETGGMIQRIKAYVPVMVPMIVDSIRMSENLACAMLNRGYGATRSWTTLRKMMMRPRDYVVLAVCIALTAAAVAAARAGYGAL from the coding sequence ATGTTTCTCGAGTACATCCCGGGCCAATCAATCGTCCACCGCCTCGACGTCCGAACCAAGGTCGTGGCGTTCATATGCCTGATGGTAGTGCTGTTCCTATTCAGGAGCCCTATATACAACGCTGCTCTCGTGCTCGTCGTGGCAGGCGTCGCGGTCGCAGCGCGCCTTCCCGCGCGGAGACTCTGGGGGGTGCTGGGCCCGCTCATGCCGGTGTTCGTCATAGTGATGGTCATTACCGGCTACACGTACCCGGTCTCGGCCTTCACTACCGATGCCGCGCGCAGGGTCCTGTTTTACTCGTGGCCCGGAGGCCACCTGCCCGTGTCCGTGGGGGGCGTCCTGTACGGCGTGACCCTGCTCCTCCGGATCCTTACGATGGTGGTTGCATCGTCAGTTCTCACGCTCACGACGCCGTTGGACGACTTCCTTCAGCTTCTTCGGGCCATGCGGGTTCCGTATGAGATGTCGTTCATAATCACAACCGGGATCCGTTTCGTGCCCACGATGGAAAAGAAGGCGGCGATGGTCCTCGACGCGCAGAAAGCACGCGGCGCAATGGTGGAGACAGGCGGCATGATACAGCGCATCAAAGCATACGTTCCGGTCATGGTGCCGATGATCGTCGACTCGATCCGGATGTCAGAAAACCTCGCGTGCGCCATGCTCAACCGTGGTTACGGAGCCACGCGCAGCTGGACGACCTTGCGCAAGATGATGATGCGCCCACGCGATTACGTCGTCCTCGCAGTGTGCATCGCCCTCACCGCGGCCGCCGTCGCGGCAGCGCGAGCCGGTTATGGAGCACTTTGA
- a CDS encoding sugar ABC transporter ATP-binding protein, with amino-acid sequence MEVWEGEIHGLCGENGAGKTTLMKILSGSYPYGTYEGQVFFQGKPVRFLGTRDSEAEGIRIIHQELALVKQLTVAENICLGAEPAKYGIVDEMKLHRETRQLLNRIGANIPGSAVLGSLGVGQQQMVEIAKALRGHVRLLILDEPTSALNDAEVANLMRTLRELKNSGVTCIYISHKLRELFEIADRITVLRDGRCVGTKPTSDLTEDEVIAMMVGRAQTGRFPPKTRRAGKVVLSVRNWTVRKPDKKYLYAVRDISFDVRAGEILGISGLMGSGRTELLQSLFGEYGFQPSGEIIIEGRKCRISSSRDAIALGMGLVTEDRKNTGLITIHSVSHNMTLPSLPNLSNGPVVNASLELASALELVEKLNIRTPSIEAKVETLSGGNQQKVSVAKWLMTNPRILMLDEPTRGIDVGTKYQIYELMDQLAAAGMAIIMVSSELPEILGMSDRILVMHEGRMAGIVEAREASPEKIMSLATMGARASVN; translated from the coding sequence ATGGAAGTATGGGAGGGAGAGATCCATGGGCTTTGTGGCGAGAACGGGGCGGGCAAGACCACACTCATGAAGATACTCAGCGGCAGCTATCCGTACGGAACCTATGAAGGTCAAGTGTTTTTCCAGGGCAAGCCGGTCAGGTTCTTGGGGACACGGGACTCAGAGGCGGAAGGCATACGTATCATTCATCAGGAATTGGCCTTGGTTAAGCAGTTGACCGTGGCCGAGAACATTTGCCTGGGCGCTGAACCGGCTAAATACGGAATCGTCGATGAAATGAAACTGCATCGCGAAACTCGACAGCTGCTTAACAGGATAGGAGCGAACATCCCTGGGAGTGCTGTGTTGGGAAGCCTAGGGGTAGGACAGCAACAGATGGTAGAAATTGCTAAAGCCTTGCGGGGGCACGTCAGACTTCTAATCCTAGATGAGCCCACTTCAGCTTTGAACGATGCGGAGGTCGCGAACCTCATGCGCACGTTACGAGAGCTGAAAAACAGCGGTGTAACGTGCATATATATATCCCATAAGCTCAGGGAGCTTTTTGAGATTGCTGACCGGATCACCGTTCTTAGGGACGGCAGGTGCGTTGGGACAAAGCCAACCAGCGATTTGACCGAGGATGAAGTCATAGCTATGATGGTAGGCCGCGCCCAGACCGGCAGGTTTCCTCCGAAAACTAGGAGAGCCGGCAAGGTAGTTCTTTCCGTCAGAAACTGGACAGTGAGAAAGCCCGACAAGAAGTATCTCTATGCAGTTCGTGATATCTCGTTCGATGTCAGGGCCGGGGAAATCCTAGGCATATCTGGTCTGATGGGCTCTGGCAGAACGGAGCTTCTGCAGAGTCTGTTCGGTGAATATGGGTTTCAGCCGTCAGGCGAAATCATTATCGAAGGGAGAAAATGTAGGATTAGTTCCTCCCGTGACGCGATTGCTTTGGGAATGGGTCTTGTCACGGAAGACAGGAAGAACACGGGCCTGATCACAATCCATTCTGTCAGCCATAACATGACACTCCCGTCATTACCAAACCTCAGCAACGGTCCTGTTGTCAACGCAAGTCTAGAGCTCGCTTCTGCTCTGGAATTAGTCGAGAAGCTGAACATCAGGACGCCATCGATCGAGGCTAAGGTCGAGACCCTAAGTGGTGGCAATCAACAGAAAGTCTCCGTCGCCAAATGGCTAATGACGAATCCACGCATACTTATGCTCGATGAACCTACTAGAGGGATCGATGTAGGTACTAAGTATCAAATATACGAGCTTATGGACCAACTCGCCGCTGCTGGGATGGCGATTATCATGGTTTCATCTGAGCTGCCGGAGATCCTAGGGATGAGTGATCGAATCCTAGTGATGCATGAAGGTAGAATGGCGGGGATAGTAGAGGCGAGAGAAGCTAGTCCTGAGAAGATTATGTCGCTGGCCACCATGGGAGCTAGGGCAAGTGTAAACTAG